One Channa argus isolate prfri chromosome 15, Channa argus male v1.0, whole genome shotgun sequence DNA segment encodes these proteins:
- the LOC137099268 gene encoding cytoglobin-1-like, with amino-acid sequence MERMQGEGEEDHLERPSPLTEKERMMIQDSWPKVYENCDDVGVAILVRLFVNFPSSKQFFSQFKHIEEPEELARSTQLRKHAHRIMNAINTLVESLDNADKVASVLQVVGKAHALRHKVEPVYFKILGGVILEVLGEEFPQVVTPEVAGAWTKLLATVYCGITAVYEEVGWSKLSTSTG; translated from the exons ATGGAGAGGatgcagggagagggagaggaggaccACCTGGAGCGACCAAGCCCACTGACTGAGAAGGAGAGGATGATGATCCAGGACTCGTGGCCAAAAGTCTACGAGAACTGTGACGACGTTGGGGTGGCCATACTAGTCAG GCTGTTTGTCAACTTCCCCTCATCCAAACAGTTCTTCAGCCAGTTCAAGCATATCGAGGAGCCGGAGGAGCTGGCGCGGAGCACCCAGCTCAGAAAACATGCTCACCGAATCATGAATGCCATCAATACACTGGTGGAGAGCCTCGATAATGCAGACAAGGTGGCCTCTGTGCTTCAGGTGGTGGGCAAGGCCCATGCACTCCGACACAAGGTGGAGCCTGTGTACTTCAAG ATCCTGGGCGGTGTGATTCTGGAAGTCCTGGGAGAGGAGTTCCCGCAGGTCGTAACACCAGAAGTGGCCGGAGCGTGGACCAAACTCCTGGCAACAGTTTACTGTGGCATTACAGCCGTGTATGAGGAGGTGGGCTGGAGTAAGCTCTCAACCTCAACTGGGTGA
- the LOC137099267 gene encoding phosphoribosyl pyrophosphate synthase-associated protein 1 isoform X1 — protein MNVAKSGYRVFSANSSAACTELAKKITERLGVELGKSVVFQESNRETRVDVKESVRGQTIFIIQTIPRDVNTAIMELLVMAYALKTSCAKNIIGVIPYFPYSKQCKMRKRGSIVCKLLASMLAKAGLTHIITMDLHQKEIQGFFSFPVDNLRASPFLIQYIQEEIPNYRNAIIVAKSPAAAKRAQSYAERLRLGLAVIHGEAQCAESDMADGRHSPPCVRNTTGHTGLELPPGKQQAPFPGIELPIMMAKEKPPITVVGDVGGRIAIIVDDIIDDVGDFVAAAEILKERGAYKIYIMATHGLLSADAPRLIDESAIDEVVVTNTVPHEVQKLQCPKIKTVDVSMILAEAIRRIHNGESMAYLFRNITVDD, from the exons ATGaatgttgctaaaagtggaTATCGCGTCTTCTCCGCAAACTCGTCCGCGGCCTGCACCGAGTTGGCCAAGAAGATAACAGA GCGACTGGGGGTTGAACTGGGCAAGTCTGTGGTCTTTCAGGAATCTAACAGAG AGACAAGAGTGGATGTAAAAGAATCTGTTCGTGGACAAACTATCTTTATTATCCAGACCATACCAAG AGATGTCAACACAGCTATCATGGAGCTTCTGGTTATGGCTTATGCTCTCAAGACCTCTTGTGCAAAGAACATCATTGGAGTTATTCCTTATTTCCCCTACAGCAAGCAGTGCAAGATGAGAAAGAGGGGCTCAATAGTGTGCAAGCTGCTAGCTTCAATGTTAGCTAAAGCAG GATTGACCCACATAATCACCATGGACTTGCATCAGAAGGAGATCCAAGGCTTCTTCAGCTTTCCGGTGGATAACCTGCGTGCCTCCCCTTTTTTGATTCAGTACATCCAAGAAGAG ATTCCTAATTACAGAAATGCAATAATTGTGGCAAAGTCCCCAGCAGCAGCTAAGAG agcTCAGTCCTATGCAGAGCGCCTGCGTTTGGGTCTGGCTGTAATTCACGGGGAGGCTCAGTGTGCAGAGTCTGACATGGCCGATGGACGGCACTCCCCACCATGTGTACGCAACACCACAGGACACACAGGCCTAGAGCTTCCTC CAGGCAAACAACAAGCTCCGTTCCCTGGCATAGAGCTTCCAA TAATGATGGCCAAGGAGAAACCTCCTATTACTGTAGTTGGAGATGTGGGAGGGAGAATTGCCATCATTGTG GATGACATTATAGACGATGTGGGAGATTTTGTTGCAGCTGCAGAGATTCTGAAAGAAAGAGGAGCCTATAAAATTTATATCATGGCCACACACGGTTTACTGTCTGCAGATGCCCCACGTCTGATTGATGAATCGGCCATTGATGAG GTGGTGGTGACCAACACAGTCCCTCATGAAGTACAGAAGCTGCAGTGtcccaaaataaaaactgtggaTGTAAGCATGATTCTGGCTGAGGCTATCCGCCGCATTCACAACGGAGAGTCCATGGCTTACTTGTTCCGCAACATCACTGTGGATGACTAG
- the LOC137099267 gene encoding phosphoribosyl pyrophosphate synthase-associated protein 1 isoform X2 gives MNVAKSGYRVFSANSSAACTELAKKITERLGVELGKSVVFQESNRETRVDVKESVRGQTIFIIQTIPRDVNTAIMELLVMAYALKTSCAKNIIGVIPYFPYSKQCKMRKRGSIVCKLLASMLAKAGLTHIITMDLHQKEIQGFFSFPVDNLRASPFLIQYIQEEIPNYRNAIIVAKSPAAAKRAQSYAERLRLGLAVIHGEAQCAESDMADGRHSPPCVRNTTGHTGLELPLMMAKEKPPITVVGDVGGRIAIIVDDIIDDVGDFVAAAEILKERGAYKIYIMATHGLLSADAPRLIDESAIDEVVVTNTVPHEVQKLQCPKIKTVDVSMILAEAIRRIHNGESMAYLFRNITVDD, from the exons ATGaatgttgctaaaagtggaTATCGCGTCTTCTCCGCAAACTCGTCCGCGGCCTGCACCGAGTTGGCCAAGAAGATAACAGA GCGACTGGGGGTTGAACTGGGCAAGTCTGTGGTCTTTCAGGAATCTAACAGAG AGACAAGAGTGGATGTAAAAGAATCTGTTCGTGGACAAACTATCTTTATTATCCAGACCATACCAAG AGATGTCAACACAGCTATCATGGAGCTTCTGGTTATGGCTTATGCTCTCAAGACCTCTTGTGCAAAGAACATCATTGGAGTTATTCCTTATTTCCCCTACAGCAAGCAGTGCAAGATGAGAAAGAGGGGCTCAATAGTGTGCAAGCTGCTAGCTTCAATGTTAGCTAAAGCAG GATTGACCCACATAATCACCATGGACTTGCATCAGAAGGAGATCCAAGGCTTCTTCAGCTTTCCGGTGGATAACCTGCGTGCCTCCCCTTTTTTGATTCAGTACATCCAAGAAGAG ATTCCTAATTACAGAAATGCAATAATTGTGGCAAAGTCCCCAGCAGCAGCTAAGAG agcTCAGTCCTATGCAGAGCGCCTGCGTTTGGGTCTGGCTGTAATTCACGGGGAGGCTCAGTGTGCAGAGTCTGACATGGCCGATGGACGGCACTCCCCACCATGTGTACGCAACACCACAGGACACACAGGCCTAGAGCTTCCTC TAATGATGGCCAAGGAGAAACCTCCTATTACTGTAGTTGGAGATGTGGGAGGGAGAATTGCCATCATTGTG GATGACATTATAGACGATGTGGGAGATTTTGTTGCAGCTGCAGAGATTCTGAAAGAAAGAGGAGCCTATAAAATTTATATCATGGCCACACACGGTTTACTGTCTGCAGATGCCCCACGTCTGATTGATGAATCGGCCATTGATGAG GTGGTGGTGACCAACACAGTCCCTCATGAAGTACAGAAGCTGCAGTGtcccaaaataaaaactgtggaTGTAAGCATGATTCTGGCTGAGGCTATCCGCCGCATTCACAACGGAGAGTCCATGGCTTACTTGTTCCGCAACATCACTGTGGATGACTAG